The following coding sequences are from one Mytilus trossulus isolate FHL-02 chromosome 8, PNRI_Mtr1.1.1.hap1, whole genome shotgun sequence window:
- the LOC134681318 gene encoding uncharacterized protein LOC134681318, protein MSSELTLCGVCEYRNINKPSVVWCSECDEGLCGECKEHHAASRGTKEHIIVQISEYQKLPSNILEITQTCPKHNEKYVIFCKKHDCPCCRRCVTETHANCRELNVIDDVIQNVKSSNALLEIEQMLVEVSGNLQRIRKGRQDNIQSLKENKTKIEIEIKETRMLINDHLDKLQEILMKELYAAEEKENKKISCLISSIQEKEREITECQTNLDNIKQHASDLQTFLAMKHIQQDVTNNESFLEALLKEDKLNHVIISFEKENTFESLLTALNKMGTIILDSSTSDITLTSRKNKQVQIMVPMTPVATIDDLKLTLKQIVKTIGGSVTGCSVLPDGRMIFSCYSSHKIYVMKTDGSLDFTLQTGSYTSHIHYIEDSQKLVVTSGIDMSITIIDIKNRTTEKSIKVGSWIYGIVHKDGKLFYNGYGSGLCVVSLDDDSVTHLVNAALSQYSSIAIWSDQLYYIIDDSVVCCDLQGKLKWKSELAAFLPDAEGIAVDNHGRVYVSGFYSHNVVVISTDGNKHRLLLSENVGIQWPQALFFDRKNNKLLVANQTKEAFLFDVSS, encoded by the coding sequence ATGTCGAGTGAGTTGACCTTATGTGGAGTATGTGAATACCGCAACATCAACAAACCCTCTGTAGTCTGGTGTTCGGAATGCGACGAAGGACTTTGTGGGGAGTGTAAAGAGCATCATGCAGCTTCGAGGGGGACCAAAGAACacattattgttcaaatatcCGAGTATCAGAAGCTTCCTTCCAATATACTGGAAATTACTCAAACTTGTCCAAAGCACAATGAAAAATACGTTATATTTTGTAAGAAACACGATTGTCCCTGTTGTAGACGATGTGTTACTGAAACGCATGCCAATTGCAGAGAGTTGAACGTGATAGATGACGTTATCCAAAATGTTAAGTCTTCAAATGCATTATTAGAGATTGAACAAATGCTTGTGGAGGTCTCGGGCAATTTACAGAGAATAAGAAAAGGTCGACAAGACAACATTCAAAGTCTGAAAGAGAACAAGACCAAAATTGAAATAGAGATCAAGGAGACACGAATGTTGATTAACGATCATCTCGATAAATTGCAGGAAATTCTAATGAAAGAGTTGTATGCCGCTGaggaaaaagaaaacaagaaaatcagCTGTTTAATATCATCCATACAAGAGAAAGAAAGGGAGATTACAGAATGCCAGACTAATTTAGATAACATAAAACAACATGCCTCAGACCTCCAAACGTTCTTGGCAATGAAACACATCcaacaagatgtaacaaacaaCGAATCATTCCTAGAAGCTTTATTGAAAGAAGATAAATTGAATCATGTGatcatttcttttgaaaaagaaaacacatttgaatcTCTACTTACCGCTCTAAACAAGATGGGAACCATTATTTTGGATTCTAGTACAAGTGATATAACACTTACAAGCAGGAAGAACAAACAAGTGCAGATAATGGTACCTATGACGCCTGTTGCTACCATTGATGATCTTAAACTTACTTTAAAACAAATCGTGAAAACAATTGGCGGGAGTGTAACTGGTTGTTCCGTGCTTCCTGATGGCAGAATGATTTTTTCCTGCTACTCAAGTCACAAAATATATGTGATGAAAACCGACGGATCGTTAGATTTTACATTACAGACAGGATCGTATACATCACATATACACTATATAGAGGACAGTCAAAAACTTGTTGTGACATCTGGCATAGACATGTCTATCACGATAATCGATATTAAAAACAGAACAACTGAAAAATCTATTAAAGTCGGGTCATGGATTTATGGAATAGTTCACAAAGATGGGAAATTGTTCTATAATGGATATGGCAGTGGATTATGTGTTGTAAGTTTAGATGACGACTCAGTGACACATCTAGTTAATGCTGCTTTGTCTCAATACAGTAGCATTGCAATATGGTCAGACCAACTTTATTATATAATCGATGATTCAGTAGTATGCTGTGATCTTCAAGGGAAACTAAAATGGAAATCAGAACTTGCAGCATTTCTTCCAGATGCAGAAGGTATTGCGGTAGACAATCACGGACGTGTTTACGTATCAGGCTTTTATTCTCACAATGTCGTTGTTATTTCAACAGACGGAAACAAACACAGATTGTTGTTGTCAGAGAATGTTGGTATACAATGGCCACAAGCTTTGTTCTTTGATcgaaaaaataacaagcttcTAGTTGCGAATCAAACAAAAGAGGCATTTCTTTTTGACGTTTCAAGTTAA